A portion of the Adhaeribacter radiodurans genome contains these proteins:
- the clpB gene encoding ATP-dependent chaperone ClpB, with amino-acid sequence MNFNNYTIKSQEAIQKATEIAGGNQQQVVETGHILKGILQTDENVITFLVKKLGINQNILTNKLDEIVDKYPMVSGGSPYLSNDAAAALQKATSYLKEFKDEYVAIEHILLGILAGRDNVAGLLKDVGFNEKHLKAAIKELRGGEKVTDQNAETKYNSLKKYSKNLNELAQSGKIDPVIGRDEEIRRVLQILSRRTKNNPVLLGEPGVGKTAIVEGLAQRIVSGDVPENLKSKTLMSLDMGLLVAGAKYKGEFEERLKAVIKEVTDSEGEIILFIDEMHTLIGAGGGGESAMDAANLLKPALARGELHAIGATTLKEYQKYIEKDKALERRFQAVSVDEPSIPDAISIMRGIKDKYELHHGVRIKDDAIIASVELSSRYISDRFLPDKAIDLMDEAAAKLRIEIDSLPVELDEIQRRIMQLEIEREAIRRENDKDKETVLSREIADLSGKRDDLKAKWQNEKQVIEGIQKQKELIEQFKLEADQAERQGDYGRVAELRYGKITEAEQKLKELQQQVEANQDGNPMLKEEVTAEDIAEVVAKWTGIPVSKMLQSDREKLLHLEEELGKRVAGQEEAIAAISDAVRRSRAGLQDPKRPIGSFIFLGTTGVGKTELAKALADFLFNDENNMVRIDMSEYQERHAVSRLIGAPPGYVGYDEGGQLTEAVRRKPYSVILLDEIEKAHPDVFNILLQVLDDGRLTDNKGRVANFKNTIIIMTSNIGAHIIQSNFAEMEDYNREQVIERTKDEVFELLKQTVRPEFLNRIDELIMFRPLSQNELRKIVTIQFKHIQDRLAESGIRLEATDEVLDYLGELGYDPQFGARPLKRVLQTRILNELSKAILSGEIRKDAVVEAVLEDDRIRFNNIDIEIPIGE; translated from the coding sequence ATGAACTTTAATAATTATACCATCAAATCGCAGGAAGCCATCCAGAAAGCAACTGAAATTGCGGGTGGTAACCAGCAACAGGTCGTGGAAACCGGTCATATACTAAAAGGCATTCTCCAGACCGACGAAAATGTGATTACGTTTTTGGTAAAGAAGTTAGGTATCAACCAAAATATACTTACCAACAAACTGGACGAAATCGTTGACAAATATCCGATGGTAAGTGGCGGAAGCCCTTACTTAAGTAATGATGCGGCGGCAGCTTTACAAAAAGCTACCTCTTACCTGAAAGAATTTAAAGACGAATACGTTGCCATTGAGCATATATTATTGGGTATTTTGGCAGGTCGCGATAACGTAGCTGGCTTGTTAAAAGACGTAGGCTTTAATGAAAAGCATTTAAAAGCGGCTATTAAAGAATTACGTGGGGGCGAAAAAGTTACTGACCAAAACGCCGAAACCAAATACAACTCGCTTAAGAAATATTCAAAAAACCTGAACGAGCTGGCTCAATCCGGTAAAATAGACCCCGTAATTGGCCGTGACGAAGAAATCCGGCGGGTATTGCAGATTTTATCGCGTCGTACTAAAAACAACCCGGTGTTATTAGGTGAACCCGGAGTAGGTAAAACCGCCATCGTGGAAGGTCTAGCCCAGCGCATTGTTTCCGGCGACGTGCCCGAGAACTTAAAATCTAAAACTTTAATGAGTTTGGATATGGGTTTACTCGTGGCGGGTGCTAAATATAAAGGGGAATTTGAAGAGCGTTTAAAAGCCGTAATTAAAGAAGTAACCGATTCCGAAGGCGAAATTATTCTCTTCATCGACGAGATGCATACTTTAATTGGTGCCGGTGGTGGCGGTGAAAGCGCAATGGATGCCGCAAATTTACTAAAACCAGCTTTGGCCCGCGGCGAATTACATGCTATTGGTGCCACCACTTTAAAAGAATATCAAAAATACATCGAGAAAGATAAAGCATTAGAGCGCCGGTTCCAGGCCGTATCAGTCGATGAACCAAGCATACCGGATGCCATTTCTATCATGCGGGGAATAAAAGATAAATACGAATTGCACCACGGTGTTCGCATTAAAGACGATGCCATTATTGCTTCGGTAGAGTTATCGAGCCGGTATATATCCGACCGTTTTTTGCCCGATAAAGCCATCGACTTAATGGACGAAGCAGCAGCTAAATTACGCATTGAGATTGACTCTTTACCGGTGGAACTCGACGAAATTCAGCGCCGCATTATGCAGCTGGAAATCGAACGCGAAGCCATTCGCCGGGAAAACGATAAAGATAAGGAAACTGTTTTATCCCGGGAAATTGCCGATTTAAGTGGCAAACGGGATGACCTGAAAGCTAAATGGCAAAACGAAAAGCAGGTTATTGAAGGCATCCAGAAGCAAAAAGAGCTGATTGAGCAATTTAAACTGGAAGCCGACCAAGCCGAACGGCAAGGTGATTACGGCCGGGTTGCCGAGCTACGTTACGGTAAAATTACCGAGGCCGAGCAGAAATTAAAAGAACTGCAACAGCAGGTAGAAGCGAATCAGGATGGTAACCCCATGCTGAAAGAAGAAGTAACCGCCGAAGATATTGCCGAAGTAGTCGCCAAGTGGACCGGTATTCCGGTAAGTAAAATGCTGCAAAGCGACCGCGAAAAACTGCTGCACCTGGAAGAAGAGTTAGGTAAACGGGTAGCTGGTCAGGAAGAAGCCATTGCAGCAATATCGGATGCGGTTCGCCGGAGCCGGGCGGGTTTACAAGATCCTAAACGGCCGATTGGTTCGTTTATTTTCCTGGGGACTACTGGAGTGGGTAAAACCGAATTAGCTAAAGCACTGGCCGATTTCTTGTTTAACGACGAGAACAACATGGTGCGGATTGATATGAGTGAATATCAGGAACGCCACGCGGTAAGCCGTTTAATTGGGGCGCCTCCGGGTTACGTGGGTTACGATGAAGGTGGTCAGTTAACCGAAGCCGTTCGCCGGAAACCTTACAGCGTAATTTTGCTGGATGAAATTGAGAAAGCGCATCCGGATGTATTTAACATTTTGTTGCAAGTGCTGGATGATGGCCGCTTAACCGATAATAAAGGTCGGGTAGCAAATTTTAAAAATACCATCATTATCATGACTTCTAACATTGGTGCGCATATTATCCAAAGTAATTTTGCCGAAATGGAAGATTACAACCGTGAGCAAGTAATTGAGCGAACCAAAGACGAGGTGTTTGAATTGCTAAAACAAACCGTACGTCCTGAGTTTTTGAACCGGATTGACGAGTTGATCATGTTCCGTCCGTTAAGTCAGAATGAATTACGCAAGATTGTTACCATTCAATTCAAGCATATTCAGGACCGTTTAGCTGAATCTGGTATCCGTCTGGAAGCTACCGACGAAGTTCTGGATTACCTCGGTGAACTGGGTTACGATCCGCAATTTGGAGCCCGTCCGCTGAAACGCGTATTGCAGACTCGGATTTTGAACGAGTTATCGAAAGCCATCTTGTCGGGTGAAATCCGGAAAGATGCGGTAGTAGAAGCCGTTCTGGAAGATGACCGTATTAGATTTAACAATATTGATATCGAAATTCCGATAGGTGAATAA
- a CDS encoding pseudouridine synthase, with amino-acid sequence MFTYIVINKPYEVLTQFTDENGRATLKDFVPVPHIYPVGRLDYDSEGLVLLTDDKALQHRLSDPKFKIEKTYWVQVENIPDENALLQLRKGIFLKNVKTAPAKATLLQPAPTVWERSKPIRFRQNIPTSWLQISLTQGMNRQVRKMTAAVGFPTLRLIRVSIGTFQIGKLAPGEWRHLTPEEVKTLKRGSR; translated from the coding sequence TTGTTCACCTATATTGTCATTAACAAACCGTACGAAGTATTAACCCAATTTACCGACGAAAACGGGCGCGCCACCCTCAAAGATTTTGTACCAGTACCGCATATTTACCCGGTTGGCCGTTTGGATTATGACAGTGAAGGATTGGTTTTGTTAACCGATGATAAAGCCTTGCAGCATCGTCTCTCCGACCCTAAATTTAAAATTGAAAAGACGTATTGGGTGCAGGTAGAAAACATTCCGGATGAAAATGCTTTATTACAATTGCGGAAAGGTATTTTTTTAAAGAATGTTAAAACGGCTCCGGCTAAAGCTACGCTTCTTCAGCCAGCACCAACTGTTTGGGAACGCAGCAAACCTATCCGGTTCCGGCAAAATATCCCAACGAGTTGGTTACAAATTTCATTAACCCAAGGCATGAACCGGCAAGTTCGCAAAATGACTGCCGCCGTCGGCTTTCCAACCCTCCGGCTTATTCGGGTAAGTATTGGCACTTTTCAAATAGGCAAATTAGCTCCTGGCGAATGGCGCCACTTAACCCCCGAGGAAGTAAAAACGCTGAAACGAGGCTCTCGTTAA
- the dnaK gene encoding molecular chaperone DnaK, which yields MGKIIGIDLGTTNSCVAVMEGNEPVVIPNSEGRRTTPSIVAFLDNGNGERKVGDPAKRQAITNPKNTIASIKRFMGRGYSEVASELKNVSYEVVQGSNNTVRVKIGDRQYTPQEISAMVLQKMKQTAEDYLGTSVSEAVITVPAYFNDAQRQATKEAGAIAGLDVKRIINEPTAAALAYGLDKKHKDQKIAVYDLGGGTFDISILELGDGVFEVLSTNGDTHLGGDDFDQVIINWLADEFTSEENMDLRTDPMALQRLKEAAEKAKVELSSSQETEINLPYITATQTGPKHLVRKLSRAKFEQLADTLVRRSMDPVRQALKDAGVSTNDIDEVILVGGSTRIPRIQEEVEKFFGKKPSKGVNPDEVVAIGAAIQGGVLTGEVKDVLLLDVTPLSLGIETMGGVMTKLIESNTTIPTKKSETFSTASDNQPSVEIHVLQGERPMARDNRTIGRFHLADIPPAPRGVPQIEVTFDIDANGILHVSARDKGTGKEQKIRIEASSGLSEAEIERMRQEAAANADADRAAKEQVEKLNTADSMLFQTEKQLKEYGDKLSAGNKTAIESALAELRTAHGNKDVAAIDTAINNLNNAWQAASQEMYAATGGNPGAGADPGAGFGGQGQGGPQGDSSQNGNGAADHVTDVDYEEVDGNK from the coding sequence ATGGGAAAAATAATAGGCATTGACTTAGGAACTACCAACTCGTGCGTGGCTGTAATGGAGGGTAATGAGCCGGTAGTAATTCCGAACAGTGAAGGTCGCCGGACTACTCCTTCGATTGTGGCTTTCCTGGATAATGGTAATGGCGAACGGAAAGTAGGTGACCCAGCTAAACGCCAGGCCATCACTAACCCTAAAAATACCATCGCTTCTATTAAGCGTTTCATGGGTCGGGGCTACTCTGAAGTAGCTTCTGAGTTAAAGAACGTATCGTACGAAGTAGTACAAGGCAGCAATAATACCGTGCGGGTTAAAATTGGCGATCGCCAGTATACTCCACAAGAAATTTCGGCAATGGTTTTGCAAAAAATGAAGCAAACCGCCGAAGATTATTTAGGTACCAGCGTTAGTGAAGCCGTTATTACCGTACCGGCTTACTTTAACGATGCGCAGCGCCAGGCTACTAAAGAAGCCGGTGCAATTGCGGGTTTAGATGTAAAACGTATTATTAACGAGCCTACTGCCGCGGCGTTAGCTTACGGTCTTGATAAAAAACATAAAGATCAAAAAATTGCTGTTTACGATTTAGGTGGTGGTACATTCGATATCTCTATCCTGGAATTAGGCGACGGCGTTTTTGAAGTACTTTCTACCAATGGAGATACGCATTTAGGTGGTGATGACTTTGACCAGGTAATTATTAACTGGTTAGCCGATGAATTTACATCGGAAGAAAACATGGACTTGCGTACTGACCCCATGGCTTTGCAGCGTTTGAAAGAAGCCGCTGAAAAAGCGAAAGTGGAGTTATCCAGCTCACAGGAAACTGAAATTAACTTGCCGTACATCACTGCTACGCAAACTGGTCCGAAACACTTAGTACGTAAATTAAGCCGTGCTAAATTCGAGCAGTTAGCCGATACTTTGGTTCGTCGTTCGATGGATCCGGTTCGTCAGGCTCTAAAAGATGCTGGTGTGAGTACGAATGATATCGACGAAGTAATCTTAGTTGGTGGTTCTACCCGTATTCCGCGCATTCAGGAAGAAGTAGAAAAATTCTTTGGTAAGAAACCTTCTAAAGGTGTAAACCCGGACGAAGTAGTAGCGATTGGTGCTGCTATTCAAGGTGGGGTATTAACCGGTGAAGTAAAAGATGTGTTGCTGTTAGATGTAACGCCGCTTTCACTAGGTATCGAAACTATGGGTGGCGTAATGACTAAACTCATCGAATCGAATACCACTATTCCTACTAAAAAGTCCGAGACTTTCTCGACTGCTTCGGATAACCAGCCAAGTGTGGAAATTCACGTGTTGCAAGGCGAACGCCCAATGGCCCGCGATAACCGTACGATTGGCCGGTTCCACTTAGCCGATATTCCGCCAGCTCCCCGGGGTGTACCGCAAATCGAAGTAACTTTCGATATTGATGCCAACGGTATTCTGCACGTATCAGCCCGTGATAAAGGTACTGGTAAAGAGCAAAAAATCCGGATCGAAGCTTCATCTGGTTTATCGGAAGCCGAAATCGAACGCATGCGCCAGGAAGCGGCCGCTAACGCGGATGCTGACCGCGCGGCGAAAGAGCAGGTAGAAAAATTAAATACTGCCGACTCTATGCTGTTCCAGACCGAGAAACAGTTGAAAGAATACGGCGATAAACTGTCTGCTGGTAACAAAACGGCTATTGAAAGTGCTTTAGCTGAATTACGTACGGCTCACGGTAACAAAGACGTAGCTGCCATCGATACTGCTATTAATAACCTGAACAACGCTTGGCAAGCTGCTTCGCAGGAAATGTACGCGGCTACTGGCGGTAACCCAGGTGCGGGTGCTGACCCAGGTGCTGGATTTGGTGGTCAAGGCCAAGGCGGTCCGCAAGGGGACTCGTCCCAAAATGGTAATGGTGCTGCTGATCACGTAACTGACGTAGACTACGAAGAAGTAGACGGTAACAAGTAA
- a CDS encoding DUF5362 family protein, whose translation MEIENQIPGGGLEPLRSELQVTAQMRNYLLLTAKWTHFLSIVGFIFIGLMVIGAFTFGAIMHSMMANFPGAPTSIPGGSSVVMTIYLLFFAVLYFFPTLYLYQFSAKTKAALLYGEELNLAFAFSRLKSFFKFWGIFLIVILIFYGLIFIGYTIGSSFIR comes from the coding sequence ATGGAAATTGAAAACCAGATACCAGGAGGTGGTTTAGAACCACTTCGGTCAGAGTTGCAGGTAACTGCCCAAATGCGAAACTATTTACTGTTAACAGCAAAATGGACTCACTTTCTTTCAATTGTCGGGTTTATATTTATTGGCCTGATGGTAATTGGGGCATTTACTTTTGGCGCAATTATGCATTCTATGATGGCGAACTTTCCCGGTGCTCCCACCAGTATACCCGGCGGTTCCAGTGTAGTCATGACCATTTACCTGCTGTTCTTTGCTGTTCTCTATTTCTTTCCTACGCTGTACTTATACCAATTTTCGGCTAAAACCAAGGCCGCCCTTTTGTACGGCGAGGAGTTAAACTTAGCTTTTGCTTTTTCCCGTCTAAAGTCCTTTTTTAAATTTTGGGGTATATTTCTGATAGTAATTCTGATTTTCTACGGACTTATTTTTATTGGTTATACCATTGGTTCTTCTTTTATAAGGTAA
- a CDS encoding SDR family NAD(P)-dependent oxidoreductase yields the protein MNAKQSKIALITGASSGIGFELTRCFARDGYGVIMTAHYPDKLTEAAQKIQQEFPEVLVDTIACDLSKDGAAQQLYQQVQQRGHQIEFLVNNAGFGERGSFLETDLQKEIALIHLNIIALVALTKFFAQDMVKRGSGKILQLGSVASFIPHPLLSVYAASKAFILSFTEALQVELKDTGISLTLLCPPPTETNFFEVAHMENTKIANSSQVQSPVDVAEEGYKGLMNGDARVLPTFVAKMYAAQGITLPDAWNAAMTKKQLENVKE from the coding sequence ATGAATGCAAAACAAAGTAAAATAGCATTAATAACAGGCGCATCCAGCGGCATAGGCTTTGAGCTAACCCGCTGCTTTGCCCGCGATGGTTACGGTGTTATCATGACGGCCCATTACCCCGATAAATTAACGGAAGCAGCTCAGAAAATTCAGCAAGAATTTCCGGAAGTTCTGGTAGATACCATTGCCTGCGATTTAAGTAAGGATGGAGCGGCTCAGCAACTTTATCAACAAGTGCAGCAACGCGGCCACCAGATTGAATTTTTAGTAAACAACGCTGGCTTTGGCGAACGCGGCTCTTTCCTGGAAACGGATCTGCAAAAAGAAATCGCTCTTATTCACCTGAACATTATTGCCCTGGTAGCGTTAACTAAGTTCTTTGCCCAGGATATGGTAAAACGCGGCTCAGGTAAAATATTGCAATTAGGTTCGGTAGCCTCGTTTATTCCGCATCCTTTATTGTCGGTTTACGCCGCTTCTAAAGCCTTTATTCTTTCGTTTACCGAGGCTTTGCAAGTTGAATTAAAGGATACCGGTATTTCTTTAACCCTTTTGTGTCCGCCGCCTACGGAAACTAACTTTTTTGAAGTAGCGCACATGGAAAATACTAAAATTGCTAATTCTTCGCAGGTACAATCGCCGGTAGATGTAGCCGAAGAAGGTTACAAAGGATTAATGAATGGCGATGCCCGGGTATTACCAACGTTTGTGGCCAAAATGTACGCCGCTCAAGGTATTACTTTGCCCGATGCGTGGAATGCAGCCATGACCAAAAAACAATTAGAAAACGTAAAAGAATAA
- a CDS encoding DUF983 domain-containing protein, with protein MTSYKQTWLNSVITAKCPRCREGRMFPAGTLYSRQFSDMHSHCSCCGQSFEPEPGYYYGAMFVSYAFSTAIFLAVIFGLSFLVKEVTTTMVAVTILVIVVGLLPITFRLSRALWINIFIHYEGPCQLIVKK; from the coding sequence ATGACTAGTTATAAGCAAACGTGGTTAAATAGTGTAATAACGGCAAAATGTCCGCGTTGCCGCGAAGGACGCATGTTTCCGGCAGGAACTTTATATAGCCGTCAGTTTTCCGATATGCACTCTCATTGTTCTTGTTGCGGCCAAAGCTTTGAACCAGAACCAGGCTATTACTATGGTGCTATGTTTGTTAGCTACGCTTTTAGCACGGCTATCTTTTTAGCCGTAATATTTGGGTTAAGCTTTTTAGTAAAAGAAGTAACTACTACTATGGTGGCGGTTACCATTTTGGTAATTGTGGTGGGTTTGCTGCCCATTACTTTTCGTTTATCCCGAGCCTTATGGATTAATATTTTTATTCATTATGAAGGCCCTTGCCAATTGATTGTTAAAAAATAA
- a CDS encoding SDR family NAD(P)-dependent oxidoreductase: METVQNQTVLITGASSGIGFELARLFARDNYHIIMVAHHVDKLDHAAWQLQSEFSNVRLNTIAIDLSKDDAPSRLFNHVQQQGWQINVLVNNAGFGEYGLFAESNLEKELAMIHLNIIALVHLTKLFLPYLLNQGSGKILQVGSVASFTPTPLQSVYGATKAFILSFSEALQEELKDSPVSVTILCPPATDTNFFNVAGAQNSKIAQGDLATPEEVASTAYKALLAGDKRAVPTFKAKIQVAQSAILPDALNATLMHKQSEETTKPKKSSSKKTSTTTVVSESAALPVTEAPAPVTATRKRSTKSSSVTNLDSAAASVAAIDPTIAATGLTADNLTASNTEAIPTPASKPKRSTKKTQ, encoded by the coding sequence ATGGAAACGGTACAAAATCAAACAGTATTAATAACCGGCGCTTCTAGTGGCATTGGGTTCGAACTAGCCCGTTTATTTGCCCGCGATAATTACCACATTATTATGGTAGCGCACCACGTCGATAAACTGGATCATGCGGCCTGGCAATTGCAAAGTGAGTTTAGTAATGTAAGGCTAAATACCATTGCAATAGATTTAAGTAAAGACGATGCCCCCAGCCGCTTGTTCAACCACGTGCAGCAACAAGGCTGGCAGATAAATGTATTGGTTAACAACGCCGGCTTTGGCGAATATGGTCTTTTTGCAGAATCAAATCTGGAGAAAGAATTAGCCATGATTCACCTGAATATTATTGCGCTGGTACATCTTACTAAATTGTTTTTGCCTTACTTGCTCAACCAGGGCTCCGGCAAAATATTACAGGTAGGTTCGGTAGCTTCTTTTACTCCTACTCCTTTGCAATCTGTATATGGGGCTACCAAGGCATTTATTTTATCTTTTAGCGAAGCTTTGCAGGAAGAATTAAAAGACTCCCCGGTATCAGTAACAATTCTTTGTCCACCGGCCACCGATACTAACTTTTTTAACGTGGCCGGTGCCCAGAACAGTAAAATAGCTCAAGGCGATTTAGCAACTCCCGAAGAAGTAGCCAGTACAGCTTACAAAGCTTTATTGGCCGGCGACAAACGCGCCGTACCAACCTTTAAAGCCAAAATTCAGGTAGCGCAAAGTGCCATTCTACCCGATGCGTTAAATGCTACGCTCATGCACAAGCAATCGGAAGAGACTACCAAGCCAAAGAAATCTTCGTCTAAAAAAACAAGTACTACTACAGTTGTTTCTGAAAGTGCTGCTTTACCCGTAACAGAAGCGCCGGCCCCGGTTACTGCCACCCGCAAGAGAAGTACCAAGAGTAGTTCTGTTACTAATTTAGATTCTGCGGCAGCTTCGGTGGCGGCTATAGACCCTACAATTGCCGCAACCGGCTTAACAGCAGATAATCTAACGGCATCTAATACAGAGGCAATTCCAACACCCGCTTCTAAACCAAAAAGAAGTACCAAGAAAACGCAGTAA